Genomic DNA from Orcinus orca chromosome 6, mOrcOrc1.1, whole genome shotgun sequence:
AACGCtaaattttgtgtgtgtctgtgtgtgtgtgtgtgtgcgtgttagAGAAAGAGGTGGGGGGATGTCAGACAGTGGGGTAGAGTGGGAAAGAAGATAGGATTTTCACTGGGGAGGCACCAAACTGAAAGACTTAACAAGCATTTCATATTTCCATTTCCTCAAAGCAAAATCCTACGGGAAGAGACTCCGCTCTTAGTGCAATGTTAAAAACTGTGCTTCAGTAACATTTTTGAATTTAAGAGAGGAGATTTCACTATTCATGGGACAAATGCATTTCACAAACCTGGCCTCATCCTATGTGCCCATCCATTTTTACATGTCaagttctttttctaaattataatcCAATTCTATTTTAAGAGATTCAGAAAATATGGCGGTAGcgagttgggcaaaatcatcttcTGAATTTGGCACTCGAAGGACAGAATTTTTCTAAGGGTGGAACCATAGCCAGACAGCAATCAGAAGCTGGAAAAATCCTGCTATCAACCCTATTTATAGAATTCATCTCTGTTTTAGCACCATGGCTGATTGTGTCCCTTGGCAATGGACATGAGGCGGCAGCTTCCCTCACTGACAACTCCCTCCACTGAAGTTTCATTTTGACAGGCATATTTGCCCCATCACTGAGCATTGCTATTTTCTTATTCCTAGTGTCTGCTTTGTagcttcatttcttcttattcctGGTGAATTTCCTGACACTCTAAAGATGCCATCCCGTCTGAAGACATTCTCAAGGGAGAGGTCTTATCCTGAGCTGCAGCGAGCTGCTGTCTGGAGTACACACTGAGTCAGAGTTGGAAGAGTGGATTAGCATGACATAAAGTCAAGCACAGAACTGAGAAACTAGTGAAAGTAAAAcagaagtaagaaaataaaaacaaaaggaagctgAACATTCGTCTGAAATGCTTCTTCAGAATATTAAGGCTAATGGGAAGCTGGTAGGGGAGGCAAGATCACTTATTTGAAATCATTGGTGTGATGGGATGTTGTGAGTCATGAGAAATGATTGTGCATTTCAAAGTATAGGTGGTTTTGGAGGCACAAGGTAACACGAAGATTGTgtcctttttaaaatactgatgtcATATTCTTCTCCTATACTTTTTAGAGAGCATAGCCACAGAGTTaaggtgaaagagaaaaaaaagaagagattattATGGCAAAACCTCACAATGCCCAATGCACACCACTGGGCTTAAAGCAGAGACAGAAATGAGTAAACCCTCCCACGAGGCAACCAAGATGCATTAGAATGTTTGTCCACATGCCTAAGCTCTTCTGGGTCAAGATCTGTTGCTAATGGAGACTGTTTACTCTTCTGATATCTTCTagacctgcactgtccaatatggtagccaataGCCACGTGTGGTTAGTGATCATCTGAAATAcggtccaaattgagatgtgtgTAAAATACAGATTTCAGATTCTGAAAACTTGGTGTGCATGAAAtacctcattaatatttttagatgGTGTGCTTCCTGACTGTTCTTTGTGGCTTGTGAGGAGTGGGGGCAATGGCGGCTTCCTGTATCCTGCACACTGGACAGAAGATGCCCCTGATTGGACTGGGCACCTGGAAGAGTGAGCCTGGCCAGGTAAAAGCAGTTATTAAGTATGCCTTGAGTATAGGCTACTGCCACATTGACTGTGCTGCTATCTACGGCAACGAGACTGAGATTGGGGAGGCCCTGAAGGAGAATGTGGGACCTGGCAAGTTGGTGCCTCGGGAGGAGCTGTTTGTGACTTCCAAGCTGTGGAACACGAAGCACCACCCTGAGGATGTGGAGCCTGCCCTCCGGAAGACACTCGCTGACCTCCAGCTGGAGTATTTGGACCTGTACCTGGTGCACTGGCCTTATGCCTTTGAGCGGGGTGACAACCCCTTTCCTAAGAATGCTGATGGGACTATACGCTATGACTCCACCCACTACAAGGAGACCTGGAAGGCTCTGGAGGCACTGGTGGCTAAAGGGCTGGTGCGGGCACTGGGCCTGTCCAACTTCAGCAGTCGGCAGATCGATGATGTGCTCAGTGTGGCCTCTGTGCGCCCAGCTGTCCTGCAGGTGGAATGCCACCCATACATGGCTCAGAATGAGCTGATTGCCCACTGCCGAGCACGTGGCCTGGAGGTGACTGCTTATAGCCCCCTGGGCTCCTCTGATCGTG
This window encodes:
- the LOC125964897 gene encoding aldo-keto reductase family 1 member A1-like translates to MAASCILHTGQKMPLIGLGTWKSEPGQVKAVIKYALSIGYCHIDCAAIYGNETEIGEALKENVGPGKLVPREELFVTSKLWNTKHHPEDVEPALRKTLADLQLEYLDLYLVHWPYAFERGDNPFPKNADGTIRYDSTHYKETWKALEALVAKGLVRALGLSNFSSRQIDDVLSVASVRPAVLQVECHPYMAQNELIAHCRARGLEVTAYSPLGSSDRAWRDPDEPVLLEEPVVLALAEKYGRSPAQILLRWQVQRKVSCIPKSVTPSHILQNIQVFDFTFSLEEMKQLDALNKNLRFIVPMLTVDGKRVPRDAGHPLYPFSDPY